The Microlunatus soli genome contains the following window.
CGTGCGCGGCTTGCCCAGCCGATTGGAACGTTCGGTGCCCTGCTCGGTCACCAGTCCTCGCTGGATCAGGAGCCGGAGGATCCGCGACACCGACTGTTGGGTCAGCCCGGTCTGACGGGCGATCTCGGTACGGCTGATCACACCGGCCTGCCGGATCGCCTCGACGATGGTCGATTCGTTGAACGACCCGAGGTCGTACTGATTCCAACCGGCGCGCACGCTCGGGTCCGGCAGCTGGTCGGAGGTGTCGCCGGCAGCCGATTCCGGCGTGTCGGCCTGCGTCATGGAGTCCCCTGGGGTCAGGTCGGGGTCGGCCGTTGCGACCGTCCGCCGGTGCGGCGGGGCGGTACGACCGGGCCGACCTTCGGATCGGTGGCAGCATCATGCCATCGGCACCGGCGGCGGAGGCTCACTTCGCCGACACCGGTGGTGCTTCACGGCGCCTCGAGCGCACCGTCCGGTCGACGGACACCGGCAGCCCACGCGTCATGCCCGGAACGACCGGGAAGGTACGCGGCAGCGGCTTCCTCGTCGATCGTGATACCCCAACCGGGTGCCTCGTTCGGATGCAGCCAACCGTCTGTGATGTCGAGGGTGCCGGGAAACACCTGGTGGGTCGCCTCGTTGTAGACGTGCCCTTCCTGGATCCCGAAGGCCGGCGAGCTGATGTCCAGGGCGACATTGGCCGCGGCACCGATCGGCGACGTGTCACCCGGACCGTGCCAGGCGGTCCGAACGCCGCACAGTTCGGCCAAGTCGGCCAGCTTGCGGGCCGGCGTCAGGCCGCCGATGTCGGAGATGTGGCAGCGGATGAAGTCCACCCCGCCGTCGCGGATCAGCCGAACGGCATCGGTCAGCGAGGTGGTCAGCTCACCGACGGCGACCGGCGTGCCGGCCGCGGCGCGGATCTCGGGCAGCCGGTCCCACAGCTCCGGGGCAAGGATGTCTTCGAGAAAGAACAGCCGGTACGGCTCCAGCGCGCGGACCAGCCAGAGGGCGTCGTTGGGGGTGAGCCGGGAATGCACGTCGTGCAGCAGTTCGATGTTGTCGGGTAGCTCGGCCCGGGCGGCGGCGAACAGCTCCGGGGTTCGCCGCAGATAGTCCCGCGCACTCCACCCGTCCGGGTACGGCGCCGACGGGTATTCGCCCGACACCTGCGGAGCACCGTAACCGCCGGTGCCGGGCGTCGACACCTGCAACCGGACGTGGCGTTGGCCCTGGTCGATCAGGGACTTGGCCGAGCTGATCGTCTCCTCGATCGTCCGGCCGGAGGCGTGCAGGTAGGTGTCGACGGCGGCCCGGACCTTGCCGCCGAGCAGTTCGTGGACGGGCAGCCCGGCCCGCTTGCCGGCGATGTCCCAGAGTGCTTGATCAACTCCAGAGATCGCGTTGTTGGTGACCGGTCCGCCGCGCCAGTAGCCGGCGAAGTTCAGCAGCCGGGTCAGGTCGCCGATATCACCGGGGTAGCGGCCGACCAGCAACGGCGGCAGGTGTTCGTCGATGAAGGTCCGGACCGCCTGCCAGCGTTGGGTGAAGGTGGCGCAGCCCAGGCCGTAGAGCTCGGGATCGTCGGTGTCGATCCGGACCACCACCAACGGGATACCTTCCGGCGCGGTCACGATCGCCCGGACACCGGTGATCGTGATCGGCTCGCGGGCGGGCCAGGGGTTGCGGAAGGGATCGGCAGCCATCGGGGGATTCTCCTCGGATCGTCTTCATGATCGAATCGGTGGGTCGGGTTCCATGATCACAGCAACGCCGACACCAGGATCAGCGTGGGTCGGGAAGGGGCAGCGTCGGGAGGTCGAGCTCGTGCTCGGCCCGGAAGCCGATCAGCTGCCGGGCCGGGGTCAGGTCGATCGGCACCTCGCGTCCGACGAACCGTCGGCACCGAGCTGCCTGCGGTGCAAACCGGCGCAGCAGGTCCTCGGTCGGATAGGGGGCGTTCGTCCGGTCTGCGGCGAGGAAGAACGCATGCGCACCGGTCGTCGACGCGATCAGGGCGAGCATGATCGCCCGGGCCGCGTCCCGGGTGTCCAGGTAGGACCAGCCCTCCCGCATCGCCAGACCGGGTTCGGCCCGGTTGTGATCGGCCTGGCGCTGCAGCGCCTCGGGGGCGTTGACGTGCGGGAACCGGAGGGTGACGATGTCGATGCCCCAGTGCCGCCAGGCCATCTCCGAGGCCCGTTCGTCGTTGTACTTCGACAGCGAGTACCAGTCGCCGAGATCATGCGGGATCGCCGTGTCCAAAGGGAAGTAGGCCGGTGTCAACGGGTGGATGTTCTGCGGCAGCCCGTAGGCGTTGATGCTGCCGGCGACGACCGCCCGGGGCAGACCGAGGGCGCCGGCCTGTGCGAGCACATTGAAAGTGGAGACCACGTTGGTGGAGTAGACCTGGTACGGCGTCCCGAGGTCACGATGAGCCAGCGCGGCGAGATGCACGACCAACTCGACATCGGTCAACGCGCGGGCCACGTCGGCCTCGGAGGTGGTGTCGCCGACCAGGATCCGGTCGGCCGCCAGGCCGGGCAGCTCACGGTCGGACAGTGAGGTCACCCGGGCACCGCAGTCGGTCAGCAGCCGGCAGGTCTGCTGACCGATCCGGCCGGAGCCGCCGGTGACCAGGATCCGTCGGCCGGACAGAGGTGAGTCGTCGGTCATCGGTTCGGCTGTGATCTTGTTGTCCTCATTCCTTGATGCCGCCCGCCATCCCGACACCGCGCAGGAACTGCTTCTGGAAGATCACGAACAGCACCACCGGGATCAGCAGGGTCAGGAACAGTGCGCTCATCTGCAGATTGAGCGGAGCGTTCTTGGCGATCGCCGGCAAAGCGACCGAGATCGGCTGCAGTTGCGGGTCGGTGAGCACCAGCATCGGCCACAGGTAGTCCTTCCAGGACGCGACAACGGTCAGCAGCGCGACGACGCCGAGGATCGGTCGGGACAGCGGCAGGATCAGGGAGCTGAAGATCCGTAGCGTGCTCGCGCCGTCGATCTTGGCAGCTTCGATCAGCTCACGGGGGATCGAGTCGAAGAATCTCTTGATCACCACCACATTGAACGCATTAGCCGACTGTGGAAGCCAGACCGCCCAGAACGTGTTCTGCAGGCTGATGTGCAGCACCGGCAGGTCGAGCACGGTCATGTACAGCGGGACCAGCGACACCACGCCGGGCATGAACAGGGTCGCCAACACCGCGGCCGACAGCACCTTGCCCCACCGTGGGCGGAGCACGCTGAGCACGTAGGCCCCGGTGGTGCAGACGAAGAGCGTCGCGATCACGCTGCCGATCGCCAGCACGGCGGTGTTGCCGAGGTAGGAGCCGATCTCGACGTCGTTCCAGGCCCGTGGCAGATTGCCCCACTGGACACCGTGCGGCCACAGCCGCAACGGCGAGCCGATGATGTCCTGACTGGTCGACACCGACGACTTGAAGGACCACAGCAGCGGACCGAGCCCGGCGATCAGCAACGCGATCAAGATCAACACCTGGATCACGGTCAAGATCACCCGGACCGACGGCCGATTCCGGTCAGCGGCCGAGATCACCGTCCGTTCTGCCGTCTCCGTCGGCCGCCTCCGACGAGGGAGGGCACGGGAAGCCGTCGGCTCGGTTCGCAGCGTGGTCATGACGTACCCCACTTCCGGGTGGCGAACTGGTAGACGATCGAGAGCAGACAGAGGAACAGCGCCAGCACCACACTGAGCGCGGTGGCTGCGCCGTAGTCACCATTGACGAAGGCGTAGTTGTAGATCTTCAGCATCACCGTCTGGGTCGCGTTGTTCGGTCCGCCACCGGTGAACAGGTACGGCTCGGTGAACAGCTGGAAGGTGCCGATCAGCTGCAGCAACATCATGATCAGGATGATGCCGCGCAGTTGTGGCAGGGTGATGTGCCAGATCCGGGACCAGATCCCGGCGCCGTCCATCTCGGCCGACTCGTACAGCTCGGACCGGACGGTGGCCAACGCTGCCAGATAGATGATCGCGGTCGAGCCGGCACCGGCCCAGGTCGCCTCCAGCACGATCGACGGCATCGCCATCGTCTCGGAGTTCAACCACGGATAGGGGCCCAGCCCGAACCAGCCGAGGATCGAGTTGAAGATGCCGTTGCCGGACGGATCGTAGAAGAACTTCCACAACAGGATCGCGGCCACCGGCGGCACCACGGCCGGCAGGTAGGCCAGCACGTTGTACAACCACTTGTAGCCGCGCAACTCGTTGATGAAGATCGCCAACAGGATCGGCACCGGGAAGCCGAAGACCAAGGCCAGCAAGGCGAACCACGCCGTGTTCAGGGCTGCCCGGGGCAGCTCCGGATCGGCCAGCACATAGCTGAAGTTGGACAACCCCACCCACTGCGGCAGAGCGACCAGATTGGTCTTCTGGAAGCTGAGCACCAGACCGCGGACGATCGGTCCCCAGGTGAAGTAGAGGAAGATCAACACGATCGGTACGGCGAAGACGACCGCACCCAGCCCGCCGCGGTGATACCACCGTGCGATGCTGAATCCACGCCGCCGTCGGGTGGGCAGTCCGGAGCCGTCGCCGGATGCGGCGGAGCCGGTCGGTCGGACTGCCGCCGGTGTTTCGGTCGTCATCGGGTCAGCTGCGGATCGATCTTCTTCGCCGCATCGGCCAGCAGCTTGTCGATGTCGGCGTCCTGCTTGGTCAGCACCTGCTGAACCACCGGGTCCAACTGCTGATAGACCTGCTGGGCCTTGGTCCGAGGCTCAGGAATCAACGGCAGCTTCGACTCGGTGTAGCCACGGAAATTCTCCCGGGGCACGTTGATCTCGTCTTTGATCCAGCCGAGGTAGTTGTCGTAGGCCTGCTGGCTGACCGGCGGCAGCGACGGCGTGCCGACGGCATTTCCCGAAGCGGCGGAAGCCTTGGCGTTCTCGACGGCGGTCTGCTGGTCGAAGTACTGCTCCAGATCCATGAAGCGGATCCACTTCACCGCTGCCAGCAGTTGCTCGGGGGAGGACTTGACGTTGATGAATTTGATCGAGCCACCGGTCAGGGTGCCGTGCTGCCCGCCGGCTTGGGGGAGGGCGCCCTCACCGAAGTCCGCCGGCTTCATGCCGTACAGGTGGGTGGCCTGGTCGTAGACGTCCGGGGCCTGCAGCATCATCCCGATCTTGCCGGCGGCGAAGTCCTGACGGATCTGATCCTGGTCGTAGAGGAACTGGCTGCCCATCGACTTGTCGGTCCAGCGCATGTCGTGCAGCAGTTGCAGGGATTCCCGGGCCGGGGCGTCGTTGATGGTGGTCTTGGTGCCGTCGGCGTTCTCGGCGGTGCCGCCCCGGCTGTAGGCCATCGTGGTGAGCATCCAGCCGCCGGTGTTGTTGGTGGTCAGCTGGGCATAGCCGGCCTTACCGGT
Protein-coding sequences here:
- a CDS encoding enolase C-terminal domain-like protein — translated: MAADPFRNPWPAREPITITGVRAIVTAPEGIPLVVVRIDTDDPELYGLGCATFTQRWQAVRTFIDEHLPPLLVGRYPGDIGDLTRLLNFAGYWRGGPVTNNAISGVDQALWDIAGKRAGLPVHELLGGKVRAAVDTYLHASGRTIEETISSAKSLIDQGQRHVRLQVSTPGTGGYGAPQVSGEYPSAPYPDGWSARDYLRRTPELFAAARAELPDNIELLHDVHSRLTPNDALWLVRALEPYRLFFLEDILAPELWDRLPEIRAAAGTPVAVGELTTSLTDAVRLIRDGGVDFIRCHISDIGGLTPARKLADLAELCGVRTAWHGPGDTSPIGAAANVALDISSPAFGIQEGHVYNEATHQVFPGTLDITDGWLHPNEAPGWGITIDEEAAAAYLPGRSGHDAWAAGVRRPDGALEAP
- a CDS encoding NAD-dependent epimerase/dehydratase family protein produces the protein MTDDSPLSGRRILVTGGSGRIGQQTCRLLTDCGARVTSLSDRELPGLAADRILVGDTTSEADVARALTDVELVVHLAALAHRDLGTPYQVYSTNVVSTFNVLAQAGALGLPRAVVAGSINAYGLPQNIHPLTPAYFPLDTAIPHDLGDWYSLSKYNDERASEMAWRHWGIDIVTLRFPHVNAPEALQRQADHNRAEPGLAMREGWSYLDTRDAARAIMLALIASTTGAHAFFLAADRTNAPYPTEDLLRRFAPQAARCRRFVGREVPIDLTPARQLIGFRAEHELDLPTLPLPDPR
- a CDS encoding carbohydrate ABC transporter permease; amino-acid sequence: MISAADRNRPSVRVILTVIQVLILIALLIAGLGPLLWSFKSSVSTSQDIIGSPLRLWPHGVQWGNLPRAWNDVEIGSYLGNTAVLAIGSVIATLFVCTTGAYVLSVLRPRWGKVLSAAVLATLFMPGVVSLVPLYMTVLDLPVLHISLQNTFWAVWLPQSANAFNVVVIKRFFDSIPRELIEAAKIDGASTLRIFSSLILPLSRPILGVVALLTVVASWKDYLWPMLVLTDPQLQPISVALPAIAKNAPLNLQMSALFLTLLIPVVLFVIFQKQFLRGVGMAGGIKE
- a CDS encoding carbohydrate ABC transporter permease — encoded protein: MTTETPAAVRPTGSAASGDGSGLPTRRRRGFSIARWYHRGGLGAVVFAVPIVLIFLYFTWGPIVRGLVLSFQKTNLVALPQWVGLSNFSYVLADPELPRAALNTAWFALLALVFGFPVPILLAIFINELRGYKWLYNVLAYLPAVVPPVAAILLWKFFYDPSGNGIFNSILGWFGLGPYPWLNSETMAMPSIVLEATWAGAGSTAIIYLAALATVRSELYESAEMDGAGIWSRIWHITLPQLRGIILIMMLLQLIGTFQLFTEPYLFTGGGPNNATQTVMLKIYNYAFVNGDYGAATALSVVLALFLCLLSIVYQFATRKWGTS
- a CDS encoding extracellular solute-binding protein produces the protein MKNGAKAALVAATAGLVALLPACAGITGGGTRSDGAAAGGGATSTADPKAKVTITVGDKPTPDKKADLKNFTKRVAEFEKANPNITVKSTPEFWQAQTWQARLASGTLPTVMNVSLTESRTLIENHQLPDITPYLKQTGMYDELNKEALKNVQDDQGRVYTVPIGLFSVGIAYNRKLFAAAGLDPDKPPTTWDEVRQDAKAISDKTGKAGYAQLTTNNTGGWMLTTMAYSRGGTAENADGTKTTINDAPARESLQLLHDMRWTDKSMGSQFLYDQDQIRQDFAAGKIGMMLQAPDVYDQATHLYGMKPADFGEGALPQAGGQHGTLTGGSIKFINVKSSPEQLLAAVKWIRFMDLEQYFDQQTAVENAKASAASGNAVGTPSLPPVSQQAYDNYLGWIKDEINVPRENFRGYTESKLPLIPEPRTKAQQVYQQLDPVVQQVLTKQDADIDKLLADAAKKIDPQLTR